The DNA window ACATCATGCCCTGCAAAATGTCACCCTATTACACACTGACTACAGTCACGTGTTACAACTCGCACAAAAAAACGACTTCATCTATTTAGACCCGCCCTACTACCCCTTAACTGCCACTGCTAATTTTACCGCGTACAATCAACACTTATTTTTAGAAGCAGAACAAAAACAATTATTTGAAAATTTTAAACGCCTAGACCATAAACATTGTTTATTAATGCACTCAAATTCAGATACCATTTTTATGCGAGAACTCTATAAAATTTACTACACTGAAACGGTCAAAATGCCCCGTTTTATTAATAGTAAAAAAGATGGACGGGGTAAAATTAACGAAATAATTATTAGAAATTACCAATAATATTAAAATATTAAGTAGATTCTATTTCCATAGAAAATACTCAATAAAAAAATATTTCATGACATAAAACCAAAGGAACGCGAATGGAAATCAATGGCGTACAAATAGACCCGACTTTTGCGGAGGCATTTCCCATGAAAGCCACCCGCATCATCGTAACGGCACACAATCAAAAATGGGCAAACATCGCCGCCCAAGCCATGACAGGTTTTGCAACCTCCGTCATCGCCTGCGGATGTGAAGCAGGTATAGAAAGAGAACTCAGCGCAGAAGAAACGCCTGATGGTCGCGTCGGCGTATCCATCCTTCTCTTTACCATGTCCTCCGACAAACTCATCAAACAAATACAAAACCGTGTCGGGCAATGCGTCTTAACCTGCCCAAGCACCGCCTGTTTTGCAGGACTCTACACCGATAAACCTGCACCACTGGGAAAAAACCTCCGCTACTTCGGCGATGGCTGGCAAATCTCCAAAGTTATCGCAGGCAAACGCTACTGGCGCATCCCCGTCATGGAAGGCGAATTTTTATGTGAAGAAACTACGGGTATTACTTCTGCTGTTGGTGGGGGTAACTTCCTCATTCTTGCTAAAACGCCTGAACAAGCACTGATTGCCAGCGAACACGCCATCGAAGCCATGCGTCAAGTTGCAGGCGTTATTATGCCTTTCCCTGGTGGCGTTGTACGCTCAGGCTCTAAAGTCGGCTCTAAATACAAAGGCTTAATTGCCTCCAGTAATCACGCTTTTTGCCCTACCTTAAAAGGACAAGTGAATAGTGAACTCGACAACAATGTCGGTTCTGTTTTAGAAATCGTTATCGACGGTTTAACAGATACCGCGATTCGAGAAGCAACCCGCGCAGGGATTCAAGCAGTCTGTCAACTCGGCAAAGCCAACGGTATTTTGCGCATCAGTGCAGGAAATTACGGCGGAAAACTCGGCCCTTACCATTTCCACTTGCAGGAGATTATGCAATGAACCCCTTAGTCTTTACCCTAAAAACCGAATTACAACAACGGCTTGATTTATCCCCCCTCGTTCCAAATCTACTACAAGGGAAAACCCCAGACGACATCAAAGCCCTGCCCCTCTCTTATGGTAATCGTCACCTAAACGTCGACAACGTTTTCGATATGACAGGTGAAGATACACAACATCTGATATTTAAAGCGGACTGTGGCAAACTTGACCACATTGGCGCAGTGATGCAAGGCGGGACAATCGAGATTTACGGCTCTATCGGTGCATATTTAGGGCGCGATATGCGCAAAGGCAAAATAGAAATACACGGCAACACCGATGCCTACACCGCCGCAGGCATGAAAGGGGGAGAAATCTTCATTCATGGCAATGCAGGCGATTATCTCGGCTCGGCGCGGGCGGGTGAACGTCAAGGAATGCGAGGCGGGCGCGTTATCGTTACAGGCAACGCAGGGCATCGCGTCGGCGACCAATTACGGCGTGGCATGATTATTATTGAAGGCGATGCGGGCGACTACTGCGCCTCGCGGATGGTTGCGGGAACGATTGCCATTTTTGGACAAGTCGGCAGTTACTTAGGCTATGGGATGCAACGCGGCACTGTGATTTTATCGCGTCCTCCCGCGCATTTACTGGCGACTTTTAACGACTGCGGTCAACACGAATTATTATTTTTACGCCTTTTAGAAAAATCCTTGCAATATCCCAATAGTCGAATTCCTCGCGCTTTATTTTCCGCGCCTGTTCAACGGTTTGCGGGCGATTTAGCAACGATAGGTAAGGGGGAGATTTTAGTCATGGGGGGAATACAGTAAGAACAGGGATTCTTTAACAAAAAAGTCTCGTTTCCATAACGCAAATTCAATAAATATCTTAAAAACATAACCTGAGTTCGGCGAGTTTCTTTTAAAAAGACAACAGTTTGTCTGAATCAGAATTTTCAGAATTAAAAAGACAAGAAAATTAAAAGAATAAAAATTATGTTTTTAATTCTGCTAATTCTGATTCAGACAAAAAAAGACCTATTAGGTTTTCAAAACCTAGCAGGTCTCTGTTTTATTTTATAAAACTCACCTAACTCAGGTTACTTAGCAAATTAGGATTAATTACAAAATCCAGATTAAGCAACACTAGATGCTGCTTCCGCGCCTTTTTTCATTAGCTCCGCTAACGTGTTATAAGTATTTTCCCACGCTTGTTTAAGCTCAGGTGTGAACGCATCTGCTAAGGTTTGTTCAATGGTCATTAGTAAGGCTTTACCAAATACGGCATAATCCGCTTCTTGTACGCCATAGCCAACGTGACGCACGCCTAAACGTGCTACAACATCCGATAAATCATCTACTTTATCGATAGCATTGACGATAGTATCCATGATGTGCATAAAGTGAATACTTTGCTCAGTCAAATCCCCTTTAAACAGAGTCTTTAAACTAGGGTCTAGTGTAAAAAGGTTTTTATAAAACTTTTGTCCTAAAATGATTCCTTCTGGGATATTTGGCGATAGTTTTTCCCAAGAACGACAGACTAATTGAATGTCAGATGCCTTTAACATGTTTCCTCTCCTCGGTTATGAACTCAACTTGATAGTTATGATTCTTAAAAATCCTTGTCATGCTGTAGGGTATTTTATTATGCTGGTATGCTTTTAAAAGGCTTTCTGTTGTAACATATCAAATAAATCAGCAGGTTTTTAAAAAATAGAACAATAGTGTTTTGTCATGACAGATAAAATTATCTTGCCTGAGTCATTATTTAATAACAAATACAATTGATAATAACAACTCATTAAGTTTGTGCATAAAAAGTGCAAAGCTGGGTTGTGACCACAAACTTGTCAATGAGGATGTTCCCGTATTTTTGTATTGACTAACACGGGCGTTTTCGTTATTTTCCATTATCGGTTTTAAAACTAAATGGTGTATAAGAAAATGGGTTATAAACAATCACTAGGATCAGAGGTTAAGCCAGTGAAAGGCTTAAAAGTCAATTCAAAGGACTTGTTTAAATCTCGCAGAACCTTAACGGCGCGTTTTGCTCGATGGTGGCGACATCATTTTCATGATCAGCCTGAATTGCCTATGGCTTTATCTGGCTACGAGTTTAGTTTAGAAAAAGGGATTCATAAACGTCGGTTTAAGCGACCAAAAACCGCTATTCTTACCATCAGCATGTTAGTGTCAATGGGCTGGTGGATTACCAGTACAGGCGCATTATACGAACCAAATGGCGGTCTTCATCAATTCGCCAAATCCTTGCAAACTGACATATTTTCGTCAGAGTCGTCAGAAAAAACGCTATCATCCACAGAAGAAAGTATGAGCTTTAGTGAGCCTATTCCGACTGAATTGGCTGATTTGTTTATTCCTGCCTTAGCGGTTTTACCCACTGATTGGGATTATCAAAATGCAACGTTTAATGTTGAAGCGGAAACAGAAGAGGATATTGATGAAACGCAGAATTTAGAAGTCGCGGACGCGCCAGAATCACCATGGATTGATTTAAATGTCAGTGAAGGGGATACCCTTTCTACGCTGTTTGTGCGTTATCAACTCAATCGTGGTCAGTTGCACGAAATTCTTGATTTAGGCGAGCAAGCCAGTAAATTAAATGCGCTTCAACCAGGGCAAGAGTTGCGAATTCGACGGGATTCTAACGGGAATGTTGAGGATTTAATTGTCGATTTAGACTTTAGTAGCGAATTGCATATTTCACGCGGTGAAGAAGGCTTTACCAAAACAGTGATTAAACGTGATATCAATACGCAAGTCGTTTTCACACAAGGTTGCGTCAATAACACGTTATTTGATGCGGGCAGACAAGCAGGGTTATCTAACCGTCAATTACTGCAATTGTTAAAACGAGTCTTTCCTGAACAAATTAATTTTAAAGAAATTAAGCAAGGTGATACCTTTAAAATTCTTTATACCCAATATGTTGCAGGGGATGCGGTGGACGAAGGGGATATTTTAGCCGTTGAATTTAATACACAAGGTAAACCTTTCTACGCTGTGCGCCAACTTAATCGTACTGGGGAAGCCGTTTATTACAAACCTACCAGTGAGAGCGCGGTACAACTCAGTGGATTGTTAAAACAATTAGGCGGTGATATTTGTCAAACACAATCCTCTAAACTGGCTTCACAAACAGCAGAGAAACAAATCAATGTTGGTAAGAAGACATTGACATGGCAACGGGTGAAAAATAGCAATACAGCGTGGGTCTTAACCGCTGATAATGAAACAGGCATTTTAAGCTGGTTAAAAGCCAGTGAACCCTTGATTACACCTAAACCAATACCAGCCCCTGTTGTGCCTAAACAACCCTCCTTATTAACGGCTAAACTCAATTTAAACACGAGCCAGCAACAAGCCAAAAAACGTGCTGAAGTGAAAGCCAATAATAGTTATTTATTAAAGCCTACAACAGTTACACCGAAGCGCGTTGTTACTGAAAATTATGTTGAAGATTATCAACAAGTGGGCGGAGATTTGCGGATTAAAACCGCATTGAAAAATGCACAAAATCTCTTAGGAACACCTTACCGTTATGGTGGTACAACACCCTCAGGCTTTGATTGTAGTGGTTTTGTGTATTACAACTATCATAAAGTCGGCATTCGTGTGCCACGCACGGCACATGAGCAATATCAAAGCAGTCGCCCTGTTGGAAAAGGGAATTTAAAACCAGGCGATTTAGTCTTTTTCCGCGTGCGTAGCAGTAGCCGTATTGACCACGTCGGTATCTATCTCGGCGGTGATAAGTTCATTCATGCCGAAGCAACCAATAAACCCGTCACCATTACCAGCCTAAACGATAAATACTACAGTCGTTATTTTGTTGGTGGAGGTCGTAACTAATGCAGATTAAATCCCTACAAACCCTTTTATTATGCCTTTCTATCAGTATGAGCACTGCTGTTCATGCAAAAGAAACCGTCGATATTATTGGGGTAGGGGATATGATGCTGGGTACAAATTACCCAGTCGCAGAGCTTCTCCCGCCAAATCAAGGACGTGACCTACTCGCAAATGTGCAAGACATTCTTCGCAATGCCGATGTAACATTTGGTAATTTAGAGGGGGTTATCCTTGATGAGGGCGGTACAACGGGTAAAGTCAATTGTAGTAACTGCTTTTCCTTTCGGATGCCTGAATATTTAATTGATAATTTAGTGACGGCAGGCTTTGATGTCGTGAGCATTGCGAATAATCATGTCGGTGATTTTGGCGCGGTAGGTATGCAAAACACGATTAAAGTTCTGAAAGAAAAAGGTTTATATGCCGCAGGCTTTGAGTCCGTGCCGTCTGTGAGTTTTAGTAAAGACGGTATTCGTTATGGATTTGCTGCGTTTGCGCCGAATAATAATGTCATGGATTTACGGGATATTGCAGGCGCGAAACGATTGGTTGCGCAATTAGCCCGCGATAATGATATTGTCATCGTCTCTTTTCATGGGGGTGCAGAAGGTAGCAAACATCAACATGTTACCCGTCAGTCTGAAACCTTTTATAGTGAAAATCGTGGCAACGTGTATGAATTTGCGCACGCCGTCATTGATGCAGGTGCTGATGTCGTCTTTGGTCATGGACCTCATGTGACTCGTGCAGTAGAAGTTTATAATAATCGCTTTATTGCGTATAGTTTGGGCAATTTCTGCACTTATGGGCCTTTTAATGTGAAAGGCGTTAATGGGGTCGCGCCACTTATCAAAGTCAGTGTTGATAAAACAGGGCAGTTTATTCAAGCAAAAGTCGTTTCTATCCAACAAACTAAACGCAGTTCTGTGATGCTAGATAATCAAGCAACGGCTTACCAATTAATTCAATCCCTCACGAAAGCGGATTTCCCTGAAAGTCGCTTATCCTTTAGCCCCTCAGGGGTCATTACTCAGTTGAAATAAGTTTAAAAGGTAGAGCTAAAGAAGCAGTGATATTAAAATAGTGAAACCGAAGAAATATAAAGAGCTCCTAAAATGCTAACTTGCCCTAGCTGTAAAGCGACATACATTGTGAAATACGGAAAAACCCGTACAGGGACACAAAACTATAAATGTCGCGAATGCGGACGGAGATTTGTAGAACAGCCTACCAAGAAATACATAAGCCAAGAAACTTGGGCACGGGTAGATAAACTGTTAAAAGAAAAACTCTCACTAAGAGGAATAGCGCGTGTCACGGGAATCTCAGGCACATGGCTACAACATGATGTCAATGGTTTGTATGCACAACAAAGACTAGAACAAGCGGTTAAAAAAAAGCAATTGTGCTTAGAATGCGATGAGATGTAGTCATTGGTTGGGCAGCGTCAACAGAAAGTTTGGATATGGTTAGCATTGGATAGAGACTCACGAGAGCGAGAGATTGTCGGGGTTGTCTTTGGAAAGCGAGATGCAGAGGGGGCGCAAGCACTGTGGGACTCACTCCCAGCGGTATATCGGCAATGTGCAGTCTGTTACACCAACTTCTGGGAAGCCTATCAGAAAGTTCTTCCGAGTAAACGGCATAAAGCGGTAGGGAAGGAGACAGGGCTTGAGCGATTTAACCATACGTTAAGACAGCGTGGTAGTCGTTTAGTGAGAAAAACCTTATCTTTCTCCAAGAAGATAGAAAATCACATCGGTGCTACTATTTTTTCATTAATGATTACAACAAATCACTGCTTCTTTAGCACTACCAAAAATTTATCAAAAGACTTTCCCAACGGTTTTTATAAAAAAAGCGCGAACAATCATTTGTCCGCGCTTTTTTATTTCAATCCAGCCAATTACTTACTAACCTGAGTACGGCGATATTCTTTTAAAAAGACAAGAGATTGTCTGAATCAGAATTAACAGAATTAACAGAATTTAAACCCTCTTATAGTAAACGCACTATAAAACGGTACGAAGGACTGGCAGTCCTATGAGGACTGCCAGTCCTAAATTTAAATCACTTTATCGTACGTTTACTATAAACCAAGAAATTAACGCGAATCACACTTTTTAATTCTGCTAATTCTGAAAATTCTGATTCAGACAAAAAAAGACCTGCTAGGTTTTGAAAACCTAGCAGGTATCTGTTTTATTTTATAAATATCGCCGAACTCGGGTTACTAAGCTGATAACACCCGTAACGTATGCTGTGCAATCATCTTTTCTTCATTGGTCGGAATCACCCAAACAGAAGTACGGCTGTCAGGCGTGCTGATGCAAGAGGCATGTTTGGCATTTGCTTCAGGATTTAATTTAATCCCTAACCATTCCGCTTTTTCACACACTTGTGCTCGAATGGGGCTGGCATATTCGCCAATGCCCGCAGTAAAGACCAGCGCGTCAATGCCGTTAATGGTGGAGGTCATCGCCCCTAATTCGCACCCGATTCGATAGACGAAGTAGTCTATGGCTTCTTTTGCATGGGGGGAATCGCTGGCTAATAAGGTTTCCATGTCGTTGCTAATGCCTGACACGCCTAATAAACCTGAGCGGTTATAAAGTAGCTTGGTCAGTTCTTTAACGTCCATGCCTTGGTTGAGGAAATGGAGGATAACGCCCGCATCAATCGCGCCTGTGCGTGTGCCCATGGGTAAACCGTCTAAAGCGGTGAAGCCCATAGTTGACGCAACACTTTTGCCGTGACGAATTGCGCACATGCTAGAGCCATTGCCTAAATGGGCAACAACAACTTTTTCAGGTAATTTCCCCATAACAGCAGGAATTTTTTGCGCAATGTATTCGTAGGATAAACCGTGGAAACCATAGCGTTTTATCCCTTGTTCGGTGTATTCACGGGGAATGCCGAAGCGTTGCGCGGTTAGCGTTTGCGTGGTGTGGAACGCGGTATCAAAACACGCGACTTGTGGTAAATGTTCTTTCAGTTTGTCTAAGACTTTTATCGGCGCGAGGTTGTGGGGTTGATGTAACGGTGCTAGCGGGATAAGAGCCTCAAGCTCTTGATAAATTTCAGATGTAATGGCGACAGGTTTGTTAAAGGTCACGCCACCGTGGACAACGCGATGTCCAACGGCATAGAGGCTTAAACCATCGTCGCGTTCTTCCATCCATTTAAGTAAACGGGCAAAAGCGGCTTCGTGGGTTGCTGTCCCTAAATCTTCATCCGTGAGTTTTAAACCTATCGCGTTTTTGGCGGTAAAGTGGGCGTGTGTGCCTAAGCCTGAGATATTGCCACGATAGATTAACTCTAAAGTTTGTTCTGCACCGTCATTGATAGCAAACAATGAGAATTTAATGCTGGATGAACCTGCATTAATCACGAGGATAGCGTTTTGACTCATGGAATTCCTTTGGCTTTGTTACGAACAAGGAGTAGGGCTAGGGCGCAAGATGCCATACGGCTTAGGACAGAGTCGGCGCGACTGGTGAGGGCAATGGGAACTCTAGCCCCTAAGACGATGCCTGAAGATTGGGCTTCTGCCATGTATTCTAGTTGTTTAGCAACCATATTGCCTGCTTCTAGGTCAGGCGCGACGAGGATGTCGGCTTGTCCTGCAACAGGGGAAACAATGCCTTTAATTCTGGCTGCTTCCATAGAAACGGCATTGTCAAAGGCTAAAGGTCCATCGATGATACCGCCAACGATTTGTTTACGGTCTGCCATTTTGCAGATGGCGGCGGCTTCGAGGGTAGAACGCATTTTAGGATTAATGGTTTCTACCGCTGAGAGTAAGGCTATTTTGGGTTGTGGCACCCCTAAGGCATGGGCAAGTTCAATCGCACTTTGTACGATGTCGCGTTTGTCTTCTAAGGTGGGGTCGATGTTAATGGCAGCATCGGTAACGAAGAGCGGACGTGGATAGGTAGGAACATCGATAACGAAAACGTGACTCATACGGCGAGAGGTGGCAATCCCTGTGCCGCGTTGTACTGCCGCGCCCATGAGTTCGTCGGTATGTAAACTGCCTTTCATGATGGCATCGACTTCGCCTGAACGTGCCATTGCAACGGCAACAGAGGCGGCTTCATGGCTGTGTTCGGTGTCAACAAAGTTGTA is part of the Beggiatoa alba B18LD genome and encodes:
- a CDS encoding CapA family protein, producing MQIKSLQTLLLCLSISMSTAVHAKETVDIIGVGDMMLGTNYPVAELLPPNQGRDLLANVQDILRNADVTFGNLEGVILDEGGTTGKVNCSNCFSFRMPEYLIDNLVTAGFDVVSIANNHVGDFGAVGMQNTIKVLKEKGLYAAGFESVPSVSFSKDGIRYGFAAFAPNNNVMDLRDIAGAKRLVAQLARDNDIVIVSFHGGAEGSKHQHVTRQSETFYSENRGNVYEFAHAVIDAGADVVFGHGPHVTRAVEVYNNRFIAYSLGNFCTYGPFNVKGVNGVAPLIKVSVDKTGQFIQAKVVSIQQTKRSSVMLDNQATAYQLIQSLTKADFPESRLSFSPSGVITQLK
- the fhcD gene encoding formylmethanofuran--tetrahydromethanopterin N-formyltransferase, with the translated sequence MEINGVQIDPTFAEAFPMKATRIIVTAHNQKWANIAAQAMTGFATSVIACGCEAGIERELSAEETPDGRVGVSILLFTMSSDKLIKQIQNRVGQCVLTCPSTACFAGLYTDKPAPLGKNLRYFGDGWQISKVIAGKRYWRIPVMEGEFLCEETTGITSAVGGGNFLILAKTPEQALIASEHAIEAMRQVAGVIMPFPGGVVRSGSKVGSKYKGLIASSNHAFCPTLKGQVNSELDNNVGSVLEIVIDGLTDTAIREATRAGIQAVCQLGKANGILRISAGNYGGKLGPYHFHLQEIMQ
- a CDS encoding formylmethanofuran dehydrogenase subunit C, with amino-acid sequence MNPLVFTLKTELQQRLDLSPLVPNLLQGKTPDDIKALPLSYGNRHLNVDNVFDMTGEDTQHLIFKADCGKLDHIGAVMQGGTIEIYGSIGAYLGRDMRKGKIEIHGNTDAYTAAGMKGGEIFIHGNAGDYLGSARAGERQGMRGGRVIVTGNAGHRVGDQLRRGMIIIEGDAGDYCASRMVAGTIAIFGQVGSYLGYGMQRGTVILSRPPAHLLATFNDCGQHELLFLRLLEKSLQYPNSRIPRALFSAPVQRFAGDLATIGKGEILVMGGIQ
- a CDS encoding bifunctional enoyl-CoA hydratase/phosphate acetyltransferase, which codes for MHNSAPQQSISNKTFAEIQLGESASVSRTLTYEDINIFAMASGDLNPTHLDFDYVHEQDKKNKVTGHSMWNGALISGILGTQLPGPGTIYKGQNLSFHNYLTLGDTVTLTITVKSKNPQDNSIIFDCLGTNQRGEKVCSGTSEVIAPTEKIVREAIALPELQINNPGAQLQRLVAMTEKYDPIRMAVVHPVDRNSLFGAIEAAKANLIIPYLVGPKAKIIAVAQEDGVDISGYNFVDTEHSHEAASVAVAMARSGEVDAIMKGSLHTDELMGAAVQRGTGIATSRRMSHVFVIDVPTYPRPLFVTDAAINIDPTLEDKRDIVQSAIELAHALGVPQPKIALLSAVETINPKMRSTLEAAAICKMADRKQIVGGIIDGPLAFDNAVSMEAARIKGIVSPVAGQADILVAPDLEAGNMVAKQLEYMAEAQSSGIVLGARVPIALTSRADSVLSRMASCALALLLVRNKAKGIP
- a CDS encoding acetate/propionate family kinase, with amino-acid sequence MSQNAILVINAGSSSIKFSLFAINDGAEQTLELIYRGNISGLGTHAHFTAKNAIGLKLTDEDLGTATHEAAFARLLKWMEERDDGLSLYAVGHRVVHGGVTFNKPVAITSEIYQELEALIPLAPLHQPHNLAPIKVLDKLKEHLPQVACFDTAFHTTQTLTAQRFGIPREYTEQGIKRYGFHGLSYEYIAQKIPAVMGKLPEKVVVAHLGNGSSMCAIRHGKSVASTMGFTALDGLPMGTRTGAIDAGVILHFLNQGMDVKELTKLLYNRSGLLGVSGISNDMETLLASDSPHAKEAIDYFVYRIGCELGAMTSTINGIDALVFTAGIGEYASPIRAQVCEKAEWLGIKLNPEANAKHASCISTPDSRTSVWVIPTNEEKMIAQHTLRVLSA
- a CDS encoding globin domain-containing protein; its protein translation is MLKASDIQLVCRSWEKLSPNIPEGIILGQKFYKNLFTLDPSLKTLFKGDLTEQSIHFMHIMDTIVNAIDKVDDLSDVVARLGVRHVGYGVQEADYAVFGKALLMTIEQTLADAFTPELKQAWENTYNTLAELMKKGAEAASSVA
- a CDS encoding NlpC/P60 family protein, which gives rise to MKGLKVNSKDLFKSRRTLTARFARWWRHHFHDQPELPMALSGYEFSLEKGIHKRRFKRPKTAILTISMLVSMGWWITSTGALYEPNGGLHQFAKSLQTDIFSSESSEKTLSSTEESMSFSEPIPTELADLFIPALAVLPTDWDYQNATFNVEAETEEDIDETQNLEVADAPESPWIDLNVSEGDTLSTLFVRYQLNRGQLHEILDLGEQASKLNALQPGQELRIRRDSNGNVEDLIVDLDFSSELHISRGEEGFTKTVIKRDINTQVVFTQGCVNNTLFDAGRQAGLSNRQLLQLLKRVFPEQINFKEIKQGDTFKILYTQYVAGDAVDEGDILAVEFNTQGKPFYAVRQLNRTGEAVYYKPTSESAVQLSGLLKQLGGDICQTQSSKLASQTAEKQINVGKKTLTWQRVKNSNTAWVLTADNETGILSWLKASEPLITPKPIPAPVVPKQPSLLTAKLNLNTSQQQAKKRAEVKANNSYLLKPTTVTPKRVVTENYVEDYQQVGGDLRIKTALKNAQNLLGTPYRYGGTTPSGFDCSGFVYYNYHKVGIRVPRTAHEQYQSSRPVGKGNLKPGDLVFFRVRSSSRIDHVGIYLGGDKFIHAEATNKPVTITSLNDKYYSRYFVGGGRN